In Mastomys coucha isolate ucsf_1 unplaced genomic scaffold, UCSF_Mcou_1 pScaffold20, whole genome shotgun sequence, one DNA window encodes the following:
- the LOC116099249 gene encoding vomeronasal type-1 receptor 48-like: MNKNFMLHTDSIIRNTFFSEIGIGISGNSFLLFFHILKLILGHRPRLTDLPIGLLSLIHLLMLLVAAFIATDIFISWTRWDDIICKFLAYLYRSLRGLSLCTTSMLSVLQAIILSPRSSCLAKFKHKSPHHISCAILFLSVFYMLISSHLLVSIIATRNLTSNDFIYFTQSCSILSLSYFLPSIYYMLLAIREVFLISLMVISTGYMVALLCRHRNQAQHLQGTRLSPKTSPEQRATQTILMLMSFFVLMSIFDSIISSSRIIFRDDPTFYCIQIFVMHIYATVSPFVFMSTEKHIIIFLRSMGERVINV, translated from the coding sequence ATGAATAAGAACTTCATGCTCCATACTGATTCTATCATAAGGAACACCTTTTTCTCCGAAATTGGCATTGGGATCTCAGGCAAcagcttccttcttttcttccatatcCTCAAGTTAATTCTTGGGCACAGGCCCAGACTCACTGACTTGCCCATTGGTCTCTTGTCCCTAATCCACCTACTGATGCTACTGGTTGCTGCATTCATAGccacagacatttttatttcttggacAAGATGGGATGACATTATATGTAAATTCCTTGCCTACCTGTACAGAAGTTTGAGAGGTCTGTCCCTTTGTACCACCAGCATGTTGAGTGTCCTCCAGGCCATCATCCTCAGTCCCAGGAGTTCCTGTTTAGCAAAGTTCAAGCACAAATCTCCCCATCACATCTCATGTGCCATTCTTTTCCTGAGTGTCTTCTATATGTTAATTAGCAGTCACCTCCTGGTATCCATCATTGCTACCCGAAATTTGACCAGtaatgactttatttattttactcagtCTTGCTCTATTCTATCCTTGAGTTACTTCCTGCCAAGCATATATTATATGCTGCTGGCCATCAGGGAAGTCTTTCTTATTAGTCTCATGGTCATCTCCACTGGGTACATGGTGGCTCTCTTGTGCAGGCACAGGAATCAGGCCCAGCATCTTCAAGGTACCAGACTTTCACCCAAAACATCCCCAGAGCAAAGGGCCACCCAGACTATCCTGATGCTCATGAGCTTCTTTGTGCTGATGTCCATCTTCGACAGCATTATTTCCTCCTCAAGAATTATATTCCGAGATGATCCAACATTTTACTGTATCCAAATCTTTGTGATGCACATCTATGCCACAGTTAGCCCTTTTGTGTTTATGAGCACTGAAAAACATATAATTATCTTTTTGAGGTCCATGGGTGAGAGGGTGATAAATGTTTGA